The following are encoded in a window of Vicinamibacteria bacterium genomic DNA:
- a CDS encoding prephenate dehydratase domain-containing protein, translated as MKDIASVRRQIDALDRDILKLLGERRKRSVEAARAKEKEPDWFRDRAREAELLANRIQEGKAYGLDSHLVATLFAEILEDSLWQQQEYFQKRANEERSPVRVAFQGIEGSYSHLAALKHFARKGGSATYLGCHSFKEVVDAVEKGTATLAVLPIENTTSGGINEVYDLLLHAQVSIVGEIKLKVDHCLLGLPDARIEEIERIYCHPQTVIQCSNFISRFPNARIEYFADTALSGRKIKEEGRPTHAAIASEEAARIFGLSVLERKIANQEENYTRFIVASRKAIRVDSRIPCKTSIVMMTGQQPGSLLETLMVFRDHGINLTKLESRPIIENPWEEMFYLDFEGNLEDENVRQAVDDATRTARFIKVLGCYPSQDLPAREVKLRQPSSSAAGESAPLPRSLPSKERPKPNGYRLASRDYKEDDTVIEVKGARIGGPEVVVIAGPCAVESLDQIMACAREVKQNGGQILRGGCFKPRTSPYSFQGLGYDGLDMLVEAGKKFGLPIVTEVLSPEDVARVAEKADILQIGARNMQNFTLLSEAGRARRPVMLKRGMSSSLEELLQAAEYILAGGNQQVFLCERGIRTFET; from the coding sequence ATGAAGGACATCGCATCCGTTCGGCGTCAGATCGACGCGCTCGATCGGGACATTCTGAAATTGCTGGGGGAGCGCCGCAAGAGGAGCGTCGAGGCCGCGCGCGCCAAGGAGAAGGAGCCCGATTGGTTTCGTGACCGGGCTCGGGAAGCCGAGCTCCTCGCGAACCGCATCCAGGAGGGGAAGGCCTACGGGCTCGATTCGCATCTGGTGGCGACTCTGTTCGCCGAGATCCTCGAGGATTCCCTGTGGCAGCAGCAGGAGTATTTCCAGAAGAGGGCGAACGAGGAGCGTTCACCGGTTCGGGTGGCCTTTCAGGGAATCGAGGGCTCCTACAGCCATCTCGCAGCCCTGAAGCACTTCGCTCGCAAAGGCGGAAGCGCCACTTATCTCGGCTGCCACAGTTTCAAAGAAGTCGTCGACGCCGTGGAGAAAGGTACCGCCACCCTGGCGGTCTTGCCGATCGAGAACACGACCTCCGGCGGAATCAACGAGGTCTACGATCTCCTGCTGCACGCTCAGGTGTCGATCGTCGGCGAGATCAAGCTCAAGGTCGACCACTGTCTACTGGGTCTTCCCGATGCCCGAATCGAAGAAATCGAGAGAATCTATTGCCACCCGCAGACGGTAATTCAGTGCAGCAATTTCATCTCCCGATTCCCCAACGCCCGCATCGAATATTTCGCCGACACCGCCCTTTCGGGCAGGAAAATCAAGGAAGAAGGGCGGCCGACCCACGCGGCGATCGCGAGCGAAGAGGCGGCCCGGATATTCGGCCTCTCGGTGCTCGAGAGAAAGATCGCGAATCAGGAGGAGAACTACACGCGTTTCATCGTAGCGTCGCGAAAAGCCATCCGGGTCGACTCGCGAATCCCCTGCAAGACTTCCATCGTCATGATGACGGGACAGCAGCCGGGCTCGCTTCTCGAGACCCTGATGGTCTTCCGCGATCACGGGATCAATCTGACGAAACTGGAGTCGCGCCCCATCATCGAGAACCCCTGGGAGGAGATGTTCTACCTGGACTTCGAAGGGAACCTGGAGGATGAAAACGTACGCCAGGCGGTCGACGACGCGACCCGGACCGCTCGCTTCATCAAGGTCCTCGGCTGCTATCCCTCACAAGATCTGCCCGCTCGCGAAGTGAAGCTCCGGCAGCCGAGCTCGAGCGCCGCGGGTGAGAGCGCGCCCCTGCCGCGATCGCTTCCGTCGAAAGAAAGGCCGAAGCCGAACGGCTATCGGTTGGCCAGCCGGGACTACAAAGAAGATGACACCGTCATCGAAGTCAAGGGTGCGCGCATCGGGGGACCGGAGGTCGTCGTAATCGCCGGACCCTGCGCCGTGGAGTCGCTGGACCAGATCATGGCTTGCGCTCGCGAGGTGAAGCAGAATGGCGGACAGATCCTGCGAGGCGGATGCTTCAAACCGCGCACGTCCCCCTACAGTTTTCAGGGGCTCGGTTACGATGGCCTCGACATGCTCGTCGAAGCCGGCAAGAAGTTTGGCCTTCCTATCGTAACCGAGGTGCTGTCACCCGAGGACGTGGCGCGCGTGGCGGAGAAAGCAGACATTCTCCAGATCGGGGCACGCAACATGCAGAACTTCACGCTCCTTTCCGAGGCCGGGCGAGCGCGACGTCCGGTGATGCTCAAACGGGGCATGAGCTCATCGCTCGAGGAGCTCCTCCAGGCCGCCGAGTACATTCTCGCGGGGGGCAACCAGCAGGTGTTCCTGTGCGAGCGCGGAATTCGGACGTTCGAGACGG
- a CDS encoding tetratricopeptide repeat protein, producing the protein MSEANPWVEDVTEDLFERRVLERSHEVPVVVDFSAEWCGPCRILGPTLEKLASELGGRFVLAKVDVDRAPRLAQLFGIRGIPAVMAFRRGEAVAQFTGALPEDAVRSFLAKVCPSEADELFERAENLRARDTSSAEGLYRKALDLDDGHEGARVGLAELLVERDARDEVAKLVEGLEPLGPLAQRIEHLRSELPLHDLAPEISETDLRKKLQVDPDDGRSLIELGKLLASQRRYPEALDALLHAAGADRELAEGEAKELMVDIFNVVGVRSELADEYRTKLSRLLH; encoded by the coding sequence GTGAGCGAAGCGAACCCCTGGGTGGAAGACGTCACCGAAGACCTGTTCGAGCGGCGAGTGCTCGAGCGCTCACACGAAGTTCCGGTGGTCGTCGATTTCTCGGCGGAATGGTGCGGTCCCTGCCGCATTCTGGGGCCGACGCTCGAAAAGCTGGCGAGCGAGCTCGGCGGCCGTTTCGTTCTCGCGAAGGTGGACGTCGATCGTGCCCCTCGCCTCGCGCAGCTCTTCGGGATAAGGGGCATCCCCGCCGTCATGGCGTTCCGCCGGGGCGAGGCCGTCGCCCAATTCACCGGAGCGCTGCCCGAAGACGCTGTGCGTTCGTTCCTCGCCAAGGTCTGTCCGTCGGAGGCCGATGAGCTCTTCGAGAGGGCGGAAAATCTTCGCGCGAGGGACACGAGCTCGGCAGAAGGACTGTATCGCAAAGCCCTCGATCTCGACGACGGTCACGAAGGGGCTCGCGTCGGTTTGGCGGAGCTCCTCGTCGAACGTGACGCTCGCGACGAAGTCGCCAAGCTCGTGGAAGGTCTCGAGCCCTTGGGACCCTTGGCCCAACGCATCGAGCACCTGCGCTCCGAGTTGCCCCTCCACGATCTCGCGCCGGAAATCTCCGAGACCGACCTGCGCAAGAAGCTTCAGGTGGATCCTGACGATGGACGATCCTTGATCGAGCTCGGCAAGCTCCTGGCATCGCAGCGACGATACCCAGAAGCCCTGGACGCCCTGCTGCACGCCGCGGGAGCCGACCGGGAGCTCGCCGAAGGAGAGGCGAAGGAGCTGATGGTGGACATTTTCAACGTCGTCGGCGTCCGGAGTGAGCTCGCCGACGAGTACCGCACCAAGCTCAGCCGTCTCCTGCACTGA